A genome region from Triticum aestivum cultivar Chinese Spring chromosome 2B, IWGSC CS RefSeq v2.1, whole genome shotgun sequence includes the following:
- the LOC123046752 gene encoding disease resistance protein RGA2-like yields MSGLLGTVVDAAIGWLVESILGNFFTGHMESWIREIGLAEDVEKLKFQMRYVQMVLAAAKGRRIDNMPLAQSLDDLRELLYDSEDVMDELDYYRLQQQIEEGKGCTAPTGTNPDGSYVSSSTLSSVVKLVLSATSQITVWISRGRKRKREEEGPAHCNILPFEIKDNISKRINVIVNLLHSNGNSVQGALQLEILRPMAASSKSQNITRNAHMTTSHSIERQVYGRDAERDEIIDLLIKGGSSDLNVLPVVGIGGIGKTTLARYVYHDERIINHFDLKMWICVSTNFSERRLTIEILEHVCKDRQEYENVSNFNVLQDILLKYIRKKRFLLVLDDMWEDKDKIGWIKLLAPLKGNKVSGCMILATTRMKSVAEMIQTMDEVRMSGLNEKEFWLLFKACAFGNENYEGDPYLQSIGKQIAKALKGCPLAAQSVGALLNISVSDKHWRTVRDKWRSLQEDADDILPVLKLSYDYLPVYLQHCFSYCSLFPEDKQFDGKELVHAWISQNFVRCEDPTMKLEETGQRYLDRLVDLCFFQKVGSKYVLHDLMHELAGKVSSNECATVHGLKHEEIRSSVRHLSIITTAFDKDKLDSFPIEKFDKILQKVGPSHKLRTLMLFGRSSINLLRSLHTLCREAKCLRFLRIYVTDADISSILSLLNPYHLRYVKYIHVVITDRSLYRVYDNNVFPQALTRFYHLQVLNAGISGNFPVPTDMHNLVNLRHLISHEKVHQAIACVGNMTSLQELSFKVQNGGSFEIRQLQSLNELVVLQISQLENVNTKEEASAASLLDKEYLEALSLSWEDNSTSLQPEAAKDVLEGLQPHQDLKTLEITGYGGATSPTWLSNTSSLILLRTLHLEKCREWQILPTPEMLPFLRKLTLIRMFNLLEISVPSLEELILIDMPKLEKCTGSYGMELTYNLRVLMIKNCPQLNELTLFQSYSSFDAEQKSWFPSLRKLSIGQCPHILNNWSLLPLGEMGALKELELMDLHVVRELAVPSLEKLVLIKMPSLEVCSSLTTSPPLQLLPSQGDQKGWLLSLLGLTIHECPSLIVSHPLPPSALVSEFSMRGVSTLPTMRIKYGWFKIESNVLSVLDNSILAFHNLRGIRRLRIENCPNLVSLSSEAFRQLTALEHLVIKDCPNLTMSNIMPEVVQENSTSASSLVPPSLRSVNISTCGVTGRWLSQLLSHLQSLEELLLTDCPQVKFLSISQPTETEGTSSLASAVMTSAQDEHELKLPYNLLCSLKVLWIQQSLDLESCGGSRDFTGFTSLTEVANTNAFTFAIP; encoded by the exons ATGTCGGGGTTGCTTGGCACGGTTGTTGATGCGGCAATAGGATGGCTGGTGGAAAGCATCCTTGGGAACTTCTTCACTGGACATATGGAATCCTGGATTCGTGAAATTGGGCTTGCCGAAGATGTGGAGAAGCTTAAATTTCAGATGAGGTACGTGCAGATGGTTCTTGCTGCTGCCAAGGGAAGGAGGATTGACAATATGCCTCTGGCCCAGTCACTGGATGATCTCAGAGAGCTGCTTTATGACTCAGAGGACGTGATGGATGAGCTCGACTACTACCGACTCCAGCAACAGATTGAAGAAG GGAAAGGTTGTACTGCTCCTACTGGTACTAATCCTGATGGAAGCTATGTGTCCTCATCCACTCTATCTTCTGTTGTTAAATTAGTACTCAGCGCCACAAGCCAAATAACTGTTTGGATCTCACGCGGTAGAAAAAGGAAACGTGAAGAGGAAGGACCAGCTCATTGTAACATACTGCCTTTTGAGATTAAAGATAACATTTCTAAGAGGATCAATGTAATAGTGAATCTTCTACACAGTAATGGCAATTCTGTGCAGGGGGCTCTTCAGCTTGAGATCTTGCGCCCCATGGCAGCATCAAGTAAGAGTCAGAATATTACCAGAAATGCTCACATGACAACTTCTCATTCAATTGAACGTCAGGTGTATGGGAGGGATGCAGAAAGAGATGAGATAATAGATCTATTGATAAAGGGGGGATCTAGTGATCTGAATGTTTTACCAGTGGTTGGCATTGGTGGTATTGGGAAGACGACGCTGGCTAGATATGTATACCATGATGAAAGAATTATAAATCATTTCGATTTGAAAATGTGGATTTGTGTATCCACAAACTTCAGTGAAAGGAGATTGACAATTGAGATCTTAGAGCATGTCTGTAAAGATAGACAAGAGTACGAAAATGTAAGCAATTTCAATGTACTACAGGACATCCTTTTGAAGTACATCAGAAAGAAAAGATTTCTGCTCGTATTGGATGACATGTGGGAAGACAAGGACAAGATTGGATGGATTAAACTCTTGGCTCCATTAAAAGGTAATAAAGTAAGTGGTTGCATGATACTAGCAACAACCAGAATGAAATCAGTTGCAGAAATGATACAAACGATGGATGAAGTCAGAATGAGTGGCCTCAATGAAAAGGAATTTTGGCTGTTATTCAAGGCATGTGCATTTGGTAATGAGAACTATGAGGGTGATCCTTATTTGCAGTCTATTGGCAAACAGATTGCTAAAGCACtaaagggctgcccacttgctgcACAAAGTGTCGGCGCACTTTTGAACATAAGTGTTAGCGATAAGCATTGGAGGACAGTTCGGGACAAATGGAGATCTCTTCAAGAAGATGCTGATGATATTTTACCTGTCTTGAAGCTCAGTTATGATTATCTACCTGTCTACCTTCAACATTGTTTCTCGTATTGCTCTCTATTTCCAGAGGACAAACAATTTGATGGGAAAGAATTGGTCCATGCTTGGATATCACAGAATTTTGTGCGGTGTGAAGACCCTACCATGAAATTGGAGGAAACAGGGCAGCGATATTTGGATAGATTAGTTGATTTGTGCTTCTTCCAAAAGGTTGGCTCAAAGTATGTTTTGCATGATCTAATGCATGAATTGGCAGGGAAAGTTTCATCAAATGAGTGTGCAACTGTACATGGATTGAAACATGAGGAAATTCGATCAAGTGTTCGCCATTTGTCAATCATTACTACTGCTTTTGATAAAGATAAACTTGACAGTTTTCCTATTGAGAAGTTTGATAAAATACTTCAGAAGGTTGGACCTTCACATAAATTGAGGACTTTGATGTTGTTTGGGCGAAGCAGCATAAATTTATTAAGGTCCTTGCATACTTTATGCAGGGAGGCAAAATGTTTGAGGTTCCTAAGAATTTATGTGACAGATGCTGACATCAGCTCTATACTCAGTTTGTTAAATCCATACCATCTTCGCTATGTTAAATATATTCATGTTGTCATTACAGACAGATCATTGTATAGAGTCTACGACAACAATGTGTTTCCTCAAGCATTGACAAGATTTTATCACCTTCAAGTATTGAATGCTGGTATTTCAGGCAATTTTCCTGTGCCTACTGATATGCATAATCTTGTTAATTTGCGCCATCTTATTTCTCATGAGAAAGTGCATCAGGCAATAGCTTGTGTTGGCAATATGACCTCTCTTCAGGAACTAAGTTTCAAGGTTCAAAATGGTGGTAGTTTTGAGATAAGACAACTTCAGTCCCTGAATGAGCTTGTAGTACTTCAAATTTCTCAACTTGAAAATGTGAATACTAAAGAAGAGGCCAGTGCGGCCAGCCTGTTAGACAAAGAGTATCTAGAAGCATTGTCCTTGTCATGGGAGGATAACAGTACGAGCCTTCAACCAGAGGCAGCAAAGGATGTgcttgaaggtcttcaaccacatCAGGATCTCAAAACTCTAGAAATAACTGGGTACGGTGGTGCTACCTCCCCAACCTGGCTTTCTAATACTTCCTCACTCATCTTACTGCGGACACTTCATCTAGAGAAGTGCAGGGAATGGCAAATTCTTCCAACTCCTGAAATGCTTCCTTTCCTTAGGAAGTTAACGTTGATCAGGATGTTTAATTTATTGGAAATCTCAGTTCCTTCCTTGGAAGAGTTGATCTTGATCGATATGCCAAAATTGGAAAAATGTACCGGTTCTTATGGAATGGAATTGACCTACAATTTAAGGGTTTTGATGATCAAGAACTGCCCTCAGCTGAATGAGCTCACTCTTTTCCAGAGTTACTCTTCTTTCGACGCTGAGCAGAAATCATGGTTTCCATCTCTCAGGAAACTCTCCATCGGGCAGTGTCCTCATATATTGAA CAACTGGTCACTCCTTCCACTAGGGGAAATGGGGGCGCTCAAggagttggagttgatggacctgCATGTCGTGAGAGAATTGGCAGTTCCTTCTCTGGAGAAGTTGGTGTTGATTAAAATGCCAAGCCTGGAAGTTTGCAGCAGTCTAACAACTTCTCCACCTCTGCAACTCTTACCTTCCCAAGGAGATCAAAAGGGATGGCTATTGAGTCTCCTTGGACTCACCATCCATGAGTGTCCTTCTTTGATAGTGTCGCACCCTCTTCCGCCTTCTGCTCTAGTTTCTGAGTTTTCCATGAGGGGTGTTTCGACACTTCCAACAATGAGGATAAAGTACGGATGGTTCAAAATCGAATCTAATGTATTGAGTGTGCTAGATAACAGTATCTTGGCATTCCATAATCTTCGGGGCATAAGACGGTTGCGCATAGAAAACTGTCCAAACCTGGTCTCTCTTTCAAGTGAAGCTTTCAGGCAGCTCACCGCTTTGGAGCACTTAGTTATAAAGGACTGCCCTAATCTGACTATGTCAAACATTATGCCAGAGGTTGTCCAGGAAAACAGCACGTCTGCAAGCAGCCTTGTCCCCCCATCTCTCAGATCTGTCAACATTAGCACATGTGGCGTTACTGGGAGGTGGCTATCTCAACTGCTTTCACATTTGCAGTCCCTTGAGGAGTTGCTGTTAACTGACTGTCCGCAGGTGAAGTTTCTATCTATCAGTCAACCTACAGAAACGGAAGGAACCAGCAGTTTAGCTTCAGCAGTGATGACCTCGGCCCAAGATGAACATGAATTGAAACTGCCATATAATCTCCTATGTTCTCTCAAGGTGCTATGGATTCAGCAAAGCCTGGATCTGGAGTCCTGTGGAGGTAGTAGAGACTTCACAGGATTCACCTCTCTTACGGAGGTGGCTAACACAAATGCTTTCACATTCGCAATCCCTTGA